From a single Fusobacterium ulcerans ATCC 49185 genomic region:
- a CDS encoding HD domain-containing protein, which yields MLNRLRQGIIYVFGKYDVEKDETVKKILSEDEFKIFDTMMEYDKVHSFRLLNFVKENEVLKDDILYWKLALLHDSGKGKTTFLKRMKKVVVGDRKLEGHTENAYEKLKNINKELAQLCRIHHDKSDDSKMKEFQKLDDK from the coding sequence ATGTTAAATAGGCTCAGACAAGGGATCATCTATGTGTTTGGAAAATATGATGTGGAAAAAGATGAGACTGTGAAAAAAATTCTTTCAGAAGATGAATTTAAGATTTTTGATACTATGATGGAGTATGACAAGGTCCATTCTTTTAGATTATTAAATTTTGTTAAAGAAAATGAAGTATTAAAAGATGATATTTTATATTGGAAACTTGCTCTTCTGCATGACAGTGGAAAAGGAAAAACTACATTTTTGAAGAGAATGAAAAAAGTAGTAGTAGGAGATAGAAAACTTGAAGGACATACTGAGAATGCCTATGAAAAATTAAAAAATATAAATAAAGAGTTAGCTCAATTATGCAGAATACACCATGATAAAAGTGATGATTCTAAAATGAAAGAGTTTCAAAAATTAGATGATAAGTAA